In one Haemophilus parainfluenzae genomic region, the following are encoded:
- the mlaD gene encoding outer membrane lipid asymmetry maintenance protein MlaD, whose product MRQTIKYEFWVGLFLLLGIAALVFLGLRVANVQGFGETKSYTVTATFDNIGGLKVRAPLKLGGVVIGRVSDITLDEKSYLPKVSIAINEEYKEIPENSSLSIKTSGLLGEQYIALTMGFDDGETAMLKNGSQIQDTKSAMVLEDLIGQFLYGDKKADGNADKAQPEAK is encoded by the coding sequence ATGCGACAAACAATTAAATATGAATTTTGGGTAGGGCTATTTTTACTACTCGGTATCGCCGCGTTAGTGTTTTTAGGCTTACGTGTAGCAAACGTACAAGGTTTTGGTGAAACAAAATCTTACACGGTGACTGCAACTTTTGACAATATTGGTGGACTAAAAGTCCGTGCACCACTTAAACTTGGTGGGGTAGTCATTGGTCGCGTATCTGACATTACGTTAGACGAAAAATCTTACTTACCAAAAGTCAGTATTGCGATTAATGAAGAATATAAAGAAATTCCGGAAAACAGTTCGTTATCGATCAAAACATCGGGATTATTGGGCGAGCAATATATCGCCTTAACAATGGGTTTTGATGATGGTGAAACCGCGATGTTAAAAAACGGTAGCCAAATTCAAGACACAAAATCCGCAATGGTATTGGAAGATTTAATCGGCCAGTTCCTTTACGGTGATAAAAAAGCCGACGGCAATGCTGACAAAGCACAACCTGAAGCCAAATAA
- the mlaC gene encoding phospholipid-binding protein MlaC: MMKFTQFKKWFSVMAFAVTALFVTQTVRAETSPYVLMQQASDKLFADIKNNQAKIKKDPNYLRTIVRNDLLPYVQVNYAGSLVLGSYFKSTTPEQREKFFKAFSDFIEQAYAQVLTAYTDQNIQIEPAKEVGDKNLVSIRVNIVQNGGQAPIKLDFKWRKNSKTGEWQAYDMVAEGVSMVVTKQNEWSGILRQQGIDALTAQIQKSAAAPVTLSK, encoded by the coding sequence ATGATGAAATTTACTCAGTTTAAAAAATGGTTTAGCGTAATGGCATTTGCAGTGACTGCACTTTTTGTGACTCAAACTGTACGTGCAGAAACGAGCCCTTATGTGTTGATGCAACAAGCATCAGATAAGTTATTTGCCGATATCAAAAACAATCAGGCAAAAATTAAAAAGGATCCAAACTATTTACGTACTATCGTGCGTAATGATTTATTACCTTACGTGCAAGTAAACTATGCAGGTTCTTTAGTGTTAGGTTCATACTTTAAATCAACCACACCAGAACAACGTGAAAAATTCTTTAAAGCATTCAGCGATTTTATCGAACAAGCTTACGCACAAGTGTTAACCGCTTACACCGATCAAAATATTCAAATTGAACCGGCTAAAGAAGTAGGCGACAAAAACCTTGTAAGCATTCGTGTAAACATCGTGCAAAATGGTGGACAAGCGCCAATTAAATTAGATTTCAAATGGCGTAAAAACAGTAAAACGGGCGAATGGCAAGCCTATGACATGGTTGCAGAAGGCGTGAGCATGGTTGTCACCAAACAAAACGAATGGAGCGGTATTTTACGTCAACAAGGTATTGATGCTTTAACAGCTCAAATTCAAAAATCTGCCGCAGCACCTGTGACATTGAGCAAATAA
- a CDS encoding STAS domain-containing protein translates to MTALKWDLIQNNDKIALQLSGELSRNTLLPLWQQRASFLSEKLANQSTIEFDLTNIKRIDSAGFALLCDFLHDSEQLPNKKVRLINPPEQLLTLADLVNLSHWIGTFIDHH, encoded by the coding sequence ATGACTGCGTTAAAGTGGGATTTAATCCAAAATAATGATAAGATAGCTCTCCAATTATCGGGGGAGCTATCCCGCAACACGTTGTTACCATTATGGCAGCAACGTGCTTCTTTTTTATCAGAAAAGCTGGCGAATCAAAGTACCATTGAATTTGATTTAACGAATATTAAACGAATTGATTCTGCCGGTTTTGCATTATTGTGTGATTTTCTACATGATAGTGAGCAGTTACCAAATAAAAAAGTGCGGTTGATAAATCCGCCAGAACAGTTATTAACCCTTGCTGATTTAGTGAATTTATCTCATTGGATTGGCACTTTTATTGATCATCATTAA
- a CDS encoding BolA family protein produces the protein MELQEIERILKESLNVDEVYAQGENAHFGVIVVSDEIAALSKLKQQQTIYAPLMTYFQTGEIHALTIKTYTTAKWKMDRLLHQAS, from the coding sequence ATGGAACTGCAAGAAATTGAACGTATTTTAAAAGAAAGCCTGAATGTAGATGAGGTTTATGCTCAAGGTGAAAATGCACACTTTGGTGTGATTGTAGTGAGCGATGAGATCGCTGCACTTTCTAAATTAAAACAACAACAAACTATCTACGCGCCATTAATGACTTATTTCCAAACTGGCGAAATTCATGCTTTAACCATTAAAACCTATACCACTGCAAAGTGGAAAATGGATCGTCTATTACATCAAGCAAGCTAG
- the murA gene encoding UDP-N-acetylglucosamine 1-carboxyvinyltransferase: protein MEKFRVYGGQSRLSGTVTISGAKNAALPILFAAILATEPVKLTNVPELKDIDTTLKILRKLGVVAERDAEGAVLLDCSKIDHFVAPYELVKTMRASIWALAPLVARFNQGQVSLPGGCSIGARPVDLHISGLEKLGATIELDEGYVKAVVAERLVGTRIVMEKVSVGATLSIMMAATLAEGTTTIENAAREPEIVDTADFLNKMGAKITGAGTDHIVIEGVERLTGCEHSIVPDRIETGTFLIAGAISGGRVVCKNTKANTMDAVIDKLREAGAEVEVTEDSITLDMHGNRPKAVNIRTAPHPGFPTDMQAQFTLLNMVAEGTSIITETIFENRFMHIPELIRMGGKAEIEGNTAVCQGVEHLSGAEVMATDLRASISLVLAGCIASGETIVDRIYHIDRGYEHVEDKLRCLGAKIERFSEKSEEV from the coding sequence ATGGAAAAATTTCGTGTTTATGGCGGGCAATCTCGCTTAAGTGGTACTGTAACCATCTCTGGTGCAAAAAATGCTGCACTTCCTATTCTTTTTGCCGCAATTTTGGCGACTGAGCCGGTTAAATTAACAAATGTACCGGAACTCAAAGATATTGATACCACCTTAAAGATCTTACGTAAACTTGGCGTGGTGGCAGAGCGTGATGCTGAAGGTGCAGTATTATTAGATTGTTCTAAAATTGATCACTTCGTTGCACCGTATGAATTAGTAAAAACCATGCGTGCTTCTATTTGGGCATTAGCACCGTTAGTAGCTCGTTTTAATCAAGGTCAAGTTTCTTTACCGGGTGGTTGTTCTATCGGTGCACGTCCGGTTGATCTTCACATTAGCGGCTTAGAAAAACTCGGTGCGACCATTGAGCTTGATGAAGGTTATGTAAAAGCAGTTGTCGCAGAGCGCCTTGTAGGTACACGTATTGTGATGGAAAAAGTGAGCGTTGGTGCGACTTTATCTATCATGATGGCGGCAACGCTTGCTGAAGGTACAACAACGATTGAAAACGCTGCACGTGAGCCTGAAATTGTTGATACAGCTGATTTCCTCAACAAAATGGGCGCGAAAATTACAGGTGCGGGTACGGATCATATTGTTATTGAAGGTGTTGAACGTTTAACTGGTTGCGAGCACAGCATTGTGCCAGATCGTATTGAAACCGGTACATTCTTAATTGCGGGTGCCATTTCAGGTGGTCGCGTGGTATGTAAAAATACCAAAGCGAATACCATGGATGCCGTGATTGATAAACTTCGTGAAGCGGGTGCAGAAGTTGAAGTAACTGAAGATAGCATTACATTGGATATGCATGGCAATCGTCCGAAAGCCGTTAATATTCGTACTGCACCACACCCAGGTTTCCCAACAGATATGCAAGCGCAGTTCACCTTGTTAAACATGGTGGCAGAAGGCACCAGTATCATTACTGAAACCATCTTTGAAAACCGTTTTATGCACATTCCAGAATTAATTCGTATGGGCGGTAAAGCGGAGATTGAAGGTAACACGGCGGTTTGTCAGGGTGTTGAGCACCTTTCTGGTGCAGAAGTGATGGCGACAGATTTACGCGCATCAATCAGTCTTGTGTTAGCAGGATGTATCGCAAGTGGTGAAACTATCGTAGATCGTATTTATCACATCGATCGTGGTTATGAGCACGTTGAAGATAAACTTCGTTGCTTAGGTGCGAAGATTGAACGTTTCTCTGAAAAGAGCGAAGAAGTTTAA